In a single window of the Nilaparvata lugens isolate BPH chromosome 1, ASM1435652v1, whole genome shotgun sequence genome:
- the LOC111057671 gene encoding uncharacterized protein LOC111057671, whose product MYHTIEKFDSYVKEDYDGTYSVRYSSKQNSVQMVTNMEIGRAILLYSGSYSQNNARFGENRNNQCVPIAMAMSAQVQINPNHIPSTQVIDEIIDAGDCHYSKTRRKLNHNFKHLSMNEAAVDPIQIGSDFYKISFTTTRGAFPTNESEYDDKVRELYSNFVELMIQNPGKSLVFIGVAMALSIWEKTPNYYLFDSHAMDEYGNLKKDGLARLFEFNSLRDLAHFLMRRVTKYTYEKLMCYTYELHAINAEPAVVYCGSENQPINFKQFGTMADGLEIYKPTYSNYWSGVARNKLMIRLIPLREGSKVTEVVGYIFGEGLGDMKYSQEKVKIH is encoded by the exons ATGTATCATACGATTGAAAAATTCGACTCTTATGTGAAGGAGGATTACGATGGGACCTACTCTGTCAG ATATAGCAGTAAACAGAATTCAGTGCAAATGGTTACTAACATGGAAATAGGAAGAGCAATTCTTCTCTACTCTGGAAGCTATTCGCAAAATAACGCACGATTTGGAGAGAATAGAAATAATCAATGTGTGCCCATTGCCATGGCAATGTCCGCACAAGTCCAGATCAATCCCAATCACATCCCGTCTACTCAAGTAATAGATGAAATAATAGACGCTGGAGACTGCCATTACTCGAAAACCAGGAGAAAACTCAATCATAACTTTAAACACCTTTCTATGAATGAGGCAGCAGTTGATCCTATCCAAATCGGATCTGATTTTTATAAAATCAGCTTTACAACAACGCGTGGTGCTTTTCCCACGAATGAGAGTGAATACGATGATAAAGTTCGAGAGTTATACTCAAATTTTGTAGAATTGATGATCCAGAATCCTGGGAAAAGTCTAGTTTTTATTGGGGTGGCAATGGCTCTGTCCATTTGGGAAAAGACCCCTAATTATTACTTATTCGATTCCCATGCAATGGATGAGTATGGGAACTTGAAAAAAGATGGTTTGGCTAGGCTCTTCGAATTCAATAGCTTGCGTGATCTAGCTCACTTTCTAATGAGAAGAGTTACAAAGTATACTTATGAAAAGCTTATGTGCTATACGTACGAGTTACATGCTATAAATGCTGAACCTGCAGTAGTGTATTGCGGATCTGAAAATCAACCAATTAATTTCAAGCAGTTTGGAACGATGGCCGATGGCTTAGAAATATATAAGCCAACCTATTCAAACTATTGGAGTGGCGTAGCTCGTAATAAGCTGATGATTCGACTTATACCACTAAGGGAGGGGTCAAAAGTAACTGAAGTGGTGGGATATATCTTTGGAGAGGGTCTTGGTGATATGAAATATTCTCAGGAGAAAGTGAAGATTCATTGA